GAACGCATCGGTTGGCACCTGATGGGAAGAGGTTTGCCGATGATTATGCCATGCGGCGGGCAGAATTCGGCAGGTTGTTTTGGGGGCCTTAGCGTCTGTGAAGATTCCGCCTCGCTGCGCTTTGGCGGGACGGCCGCTGCCGCCGCTACATGAGTTGTATCGGTCGTCGTAGAATGCTGCGAGGCTGCCACTTGAAACTCAACGAAGATCCGCACCGGCGACTGAATGCCCTGACCAACGAGTGGGTGCTGGTCTCTCCGCATCGCGCGACGCGGCCTTGGCAGGGAGAAGTGGCCGCCGTGCCCTCGGCTTCGGAGCCGGCTTACGATCCCAGTTGTTATCTTTGTCCGGGCAACACGCGCGCGGGAGGAATTCAAAATCCGGCGTATGCGACGACTTTTGTTTTTGAGAACGACTTCGCGGCTTTGAAGCCGAACGTGGCGGCGGCGCGTCTCGACGTCGATGCGAAGGGATTGTTGGTGGCCGAGTCCGAGCCGGGAGTCTGCCGCGTGATCTGCTTCTCGCCGCGCCACGATCTGACTCTCGCGACCATGGGACTCGCGGAGATTGAACAAGTCGTGCGCACGTGGATGGGGCAATTCCGCGAGTTGGGCGGACGGGCCGAGATCAATCATGTGCAGATTTTCGAGAATCGCGGGGCGATGATGGGGGCGAGCAATCCGCATCCGCACTGCCAGATCTGGGCGACGGCTTCCATCCCCGAACAGCCTGCAAAAGAATTGATTGCGCAACGAAAATATTTCGATGCCCACCAGCGATGCCTGCTCTGCGACTACGTCGCGCTGGAAGCGGCGCAGCGGGTGCGCCTGGTTTGCGCGAATGACGGCTTCATTGTGCTGGTGCCGTTCTGGGCGGTGTGGCCGTTCGAAATTCTCGTATGCAGCCGGCGACATTTTGGCAGCATGAACGAGCTCACGGACGATGAGGCGCGTTCGCTGAGCCAGATTCTGCAACGCGTTTCTTCCACGTACGACAAAGTTTTCGGCGTTCCCTTTCCTTACTCGATGGGCTTTCATCAGTTGCCGACCGATGATGCCCAACATCCTGAGTGGCATTTTCATGCACATTACTATCCGCCGTTGTTGCGGTCGGCAACGATTCGCAAGTTCATGGTCGGCTTTGAAATGCTGGGCACTCCGCAGCGCGACATCACGCCGGAGATTGCCGCTGCGCGACTGCGGGAGTTGGGTGGAAGTTGAGTGGGATACATATCTGAAAAAAATTGAAAAATGTTTTCCGTAAAATACTGATTCAAAATAACTTGCCGTGTTTTGATATGCCTCGGATATGGGCAAAATCTTGAGCCGCAAAGAGTTAGCCGCAAAATATTGCGGAATATGGAGTTAGATGGAAGATTCGAACGGTCGGATGAGGCTGGCCAGCCGAACCGGTTGAAATAGTTTTCGCGCATCTGGATAGATTGCGCCTTCTACTTTTCTCAGTAAAGGTTGTTCGTCACAGGATTTGGGTTTCTGGCTGTGGAAGGGTGTGGAAAACGCTTTTGGCGGCGAGCTGTGGAGTACCCACCCTTTCGCAACGAACGCGAAAGAGTGGGGCAGCCTTTGTTGGGTAACGAACGGGAAGTCAAAAGCCTTACGCTCTACAACACGCTTATTGCTGAAGAAATACATTCATGCCGACTCCGTTTTGAAAAATAACGTCTAACATGCCGTCCGAATTGAAATCGCCCAAGGTTATGCCTAGCTCGCCCGACGGCACTGCCGAGCTTATTGTTTGTCCTGGCTGAAAAGTTCCGTCCCCATTCCCCAGGAATACCACAAGTAGGCTGTTGAAGTTGGAATACTCCGATGCAACCAAATCTGGGTTGCCGTCGGAATTGAGATCACCCAGAACGTACGTAAACAGCCCCTGTCCAGTCGAG
Above is a window of Candidatus Sulfotelmatobacter sp. DNA encoding:
- a CDS encoding UDP-glucose--hexose-1-phosphate uridylyltransferase, whose amino-acid sequence is MKLNEDPHRRLNALTNEWVLVSPHRATRPWQGEVAAVPSASEPAYDPSCYLCPGNTRAGGIQNPAYATTFVFENDFAALKPNVAAARLDVDAKGLLVAESEPGVCRVICFSPRHDLTLATMGLAEIEQVVRTWMGQFRELGGRAEINHVQIFENRGAMMGASNPHPHCQIWATASIPEQPAKELIAQRKYFDAHQRCLLCDYVALEAAQRVRLVCANDGFIVLVPFWAVWPFEILVCSRRHFGSMNELTDDEARSLSQILQRVSSTYDKVFGVPFPYSMGFHQLPTDDAQHPEWHFHAHYYPPLLRSATIRKFMVGFEMLGTPQRDITPEIAAARLRELGGS